In bacterium, a single window of DNA contains:
- a CDS encoding prepilin-type N-terminal cleavage/methylation domain-containing protein produces the protein MRRRERGVTLIELMVAIMASGIVLFALGNIVIVNQKAMKRSQERASLQQHTTVVMSQIARAIRGANRIEVTGANAFRLRDLNGALTATFQLTTGAGGPRLQQNGTDMADLDCTRFTVAANSDTTSVTLDLEFTTADSVTLSKLDTVSLRNRTLEY, from the coding sequence TTGAGGAGACGCGAACGCGGCGTCACCCTGATAGAGCTGATGGTCGCCATCATGGCGTCGGGGATCGTCCTGTTCGCGCTGGGCAACATCGTCATCGTGAACCAGAAGGCCATGAAGCGCAGCCAGGAACGGGCTTCGCTGCAACAGCACACCACGGTGGTCATGTCCCAGATTGCGCGCGCCATCCGGGGCGCCAACCGGATCGAGGTGACGGGCGCGAACGCGTTCCGTCTGCGGGACCTGAACGGGGCCCTGACAGCGACCTTCCAGCTGACGACGGGCGCCGGCGGGCCCCGGCTGCAGCAGAACGGCACGGACATGGCCGACCTGGACTGCACGCGCTTCACCGTGGCGGCCAACAGCGACACGACGAGCGTGACCCTTGACCTGGAGTTCACGACCGCGGACAGCGTGACGCTCAGCAAGCTGGACACGGTTTCCCTCAGAAACCGAACGCTGGAGTATTGA
- a CDS encoding prepilin-type N-terminal cleavage/methylation domain-containing protein: MKMRKSRIARPRRHAGGFTLIEVMVASFMLLLVFFGLAQFHARGHRQLVGEDHWRQASGVARSRLERVRRYNRYDDLVNIAAADTTYVLGGLDYVVSHAVATGTPELQSSTITVTVTWNENLEQGAVARSLTCSTIISRSLPWTGTSY, translated from the coding sequence ATGAAGATGCGTAAATCCCGGATCGCGCGGCCCAGGCGCCATGCCGGCGGCTTCACCCTGATCGAAGTGATGGTGGCGTCCTTCATGCTCCTGCTCGTCTTCTTCGGGCTGGCCCAGTTCCATGCGCGGGGCCACAGACAGCTCGTCGGCGAGGATCACTGGCGCCAGGCCTCGGGCGTGGCCAGGTCCCGTCTCGAGCGCGTCCGGCGCTATAACCGCTACGACGACCTCGTCAACATCGCGGCCGCGGACACGACCTACGTCCTGGGCGGACTGGACTACGTGGTGTCGCACGCCGTGGCGACGGGCACGCCGGAACTGCAATCCTCCACGATCACCGTGACGGTCACCTGGAACGAGAACCTGGAGCAGGGCGCGGTAGCCCGATCGCTAACCTGTTCGACCATCATTTCGAGGAGCCTGCCGTGGACGGGAACCAGTTATTGA
- a CDS encoding prepilin-type N-terminal cleavage/methylation domain-containing protein, producing MNRFRKQPNQRGFTMVELMVVVVIVGVLAAVAVPMYSKYVKNARVSEATGKIGEVITAAKAWAIENPNTAGNPIWPSGAVGIVDLTQTDLFTYAIAGGGGGNANTSTLTVRATGRAGRKMAGVTVTIAVPNINSNGNPPVVTGI from the coding sequence ATGAACCGCTTCCGCAAACAGCCCAATCAGAGGGGCTTCACAATGGTCGAGCTGATGGTCGTCGTGGTGATCGTCGGCGTGCTGGCCGCCGTCGCCGTGCCGATGTACAGCAAGTACGTCAAGAACGCGCGCGTGTCCGAGGCGACCGGCAAGATCGGCGAGGTCATCACGGCCGCCAAGGCCTGGGCCATCGAGAATCCCAACACGGCCGGCAACCCGATCTGGCCGTCCGGAGCCGTTGGCATCGTCGATCTCACGCAGACCGACCTGTTCACCTACGCCATCGCCGGTGGTGGCGGCGGCAACGCCAACACCAGCACGCTGACCGTCCGGGCGACGGGCCGCGCCGGCCGCAAGATGGCCGGCGTGACCGTGACCATTGCAGTGCCGAACATCAACAGCAACGGCAACCCGCCCGTGGTGACCGGTATCTAA
- a CDS encoding type II secretion system F family protein codes for MASFTYVAKDRAGVEVTGILSGGNIDEIVGQLHGDGLAVLHVTEDRGAASTKSWLKRFSEISFGKVPTREVALFSRQLATVIDSGIPLVKGLKGLAGDGSNKMLKCAVEDMSNRLARGESLSEAMAEHPNAFNSMYMSMIRAGERAGTLDKIVEQLAVYLEKIDDIQGKVKSALSYPLFVLGFATLGTLFLLLKIVPTFSEIYAELGQDLPGLTQLVMTISNTIGKNLLASLGVVLALIVGFVMVSRTDGGRYLLDRLKLKLPIFGPVLEKTVMSRFARTMGILIGSGLPLLESLDLVKGAAGNAYVSRALDDVKESVTAGHGVTESFRATGVFPEMTLQLMATGEEAGELDTMLVKSSDFYDRQVEATIQGIASLIEPIMIVLVGGMIGFIVVAMFLPIFGMGDAMMKGATGM; via the coding sequence ATGGCATCGTTCACATACGTGGCAAAGGATCGCGCCGGCGTCGAGGTGACGGGGATCCTCAGCGGCGGCAACATCGACGAGATCGTCGGCCAGCTCCACGGCGACGGGCTCGCGGTGCTGCACGTGACCGAGGACCGGGGCGCGGCGAGCACCAAGTCGTGGCTGAAGAGGTTCTCCGAGATCTCCTTCGGCAAGGTGCCCACGCGCGAGGTCGCGCTGTTCAGCCGCCAGCTCGCGACGGTGATCGATTCGGGCATCCCGCTGGTGAAGGGACTCAAGGGCCTGGCCGGCGACGGCTCCAACAAGATGCTCAAGTGCGCCGTGGAGGACATGAGCAACCGCCTCGCCCGCGGCGAGAGCCTGTCGGAGGCCATGGCCGAGCATCCCAACGCCTTCAACAGCATGTACATGAGCATGATCAGGGCCGGCGAGCGCGCGGGCACTCTGGACAAGATCGTGGAGCAGCTGGCCGTCTACCTCGAGAAGATCGACGACATCCAGGGCAAGGTGAAATCCGCCCTGTCGTATCCGCTCTTCGTGCTCGGCTTCGCGACGCTGGGCACCCTGTTCCTGCTGCTCAAGATCGTACCGACCTTCTCGGAGATATACGCGGAGCTGGGCCAGGATCTGCCCGGCCTCACCCAGCTCGTCATGACCATCTCGAACACCATCGGCAAGAACCTGCTGGCATCGCTGGGCGTGGTGCTGGCGCTGATCGTGGGGTTCGTCATGGTGTCGCGCACCGATGGCGGACGCTACCTGCTGGATCGGCTCAAGCTCAAGCTGCCGATCTTCGGCCCCGTACTCGAGAAGACGGTCATGAGCCGCTTCGCGCGGACCATGGGCATCCTCATCGGCAGCGGCCTGCCGCTGCTCGAGAGCCTGGATCTCGTCAAGGGCGCCGCCGGCAACGCGTACGTGTCCCGGGCTCTCGACGATGTGAAGGAGTCGGTGACCGCCGGCCACGGCGTGACCGAGTCGTTCCGGGCCACCGGCGTGTTCCCGGAGATGACCCTGCAGCTGATGGCCACCGGCGAGGAGGCCGGCGAGCTGGACACCATGCTCGTCAAGTCATCCGACTTCTACGACCGGCAGGTCGAAGCGACGATCCAGGGCATCGCCTCGCTCATCGAGCCGATCATGATCGTGCTCGTGGGCGGGATGATCGGTTTCATCGTCGTGGCCATGTTCCTGCCCATCTTCGGCATGGGCGACGCCATGATGAAGGGCGCGACAGGCATGTAG
- a CDS encoding GspE/PulE family protein, whose protein sequence is MVTKAPGLGEYLISKGLIDQVQLEDALQEQTKTRERLGGILLRRDLITDLDLLGALGNQLGVRLFDPNRDEVQTPALNLVPLDYARLHDLLPISIDQALFTVAMADPLDVVATDQLQRIALREQMELQILLAASEVLDKARETHYGWIEGDRHVSQLIDEVVDEVSDDHAFDILDDIDGEAGSQDAGIIKLVDQVINNALKERATDIHIEPQAKGLVIRYRVDGLLYDALTPPRAVFSGMVSRIKILSNMDIAERRATQDGRMTHRNSGREVDIRVSAIPTIHGEKIVMRLLDKTGFNFSLKALGLAEDDINDFLRCIRKPYGMILLSGPTGSGKTTTLYSSLMELRGEELNITTIEDPVEYQIDRMNQVQVNNRKNVTFANALRSFLRQDPDVIMVGEIRDTETAEIAIRAALTGHMVFSTIHANDAPSTAARLVSMGAEPFMAASAMTLVAAQRLVRRNCPHCLEEYEPTKEVLMALGLDADRSGGAPPVYRRGAGCVACKGRGYQGRLAVIEKLIMSQGLRQLIANAQPAGVIRELAIEEGMKTLQTVGLDKARAGQTSIEEVLRVCVSED, encoded by the coding sequence ATGGTGACAAAAGCTCCGGGACTCGGAGAATACCTGATCAGCAAGGGCCTGATAGACCAGGTCCAGCTCGAAGACGCCTTGCAGGAGCAGACGAAAACGCGCGAGCGTCTGGGCGGAATCCTGCTGCGTAGGGACTTGATCACGGATCTCGATCTCCTGGGCGCGCTGGGCAACCAGCTCGGTGTGCGTCTCTTCGACCCGAACCGCGACGAGGTCCAGACGCCCGCCCTGAACCTGGTCCCGCTCGATTACGCCAGGCTCCACGATCTGCTGCCGATCAGCATCGACCAGGCCCTGTTCACCGTGGCCATGGCCGACCCCCTGGACGTGGTGGCCACGGACCAGCTCCAGCGCATCGCCCTGCGCGAGCAGATGGAGCTGCAGATCCTGCTCGCCGCCAGCGAGGTGCTGGACAAGGCGCGCGAGACCCATTACGGCTGGATCGAGGGCGACAGGCACGTCAGTCAGCTCATCGACGAGGTCGTCGACGAGGTCAGCGACGACCATGCGTTCGACATCCTGGACGACATCGACGGGGAGGCCGGCAGCCAGGACGCCGGCATCATCAAGCTCGTCGACCAGGTCATCAACAACGCGCTGAAGGAACGGGCCACCGACATCCACATCGAGCCGCAGGCCAAGGGCCTGGTCATCCGCTACCGCGTGGACGGCCTGCTCTACGACGCCTTGACGCCTCCCCGCGCCGTCTTCTCCGGCATGGTCAGCCGCATCAAGATCCTCTCGAACATGGACATCGCAGAGCGTCGCGCCACCCAGGACGGCCGCATGACCCACAGGAATTCGGGCCGCGAGGTGGACATCCGCGTATCCGCCATCCCGACCATCCACGGCGAGAAGATCGTGATGCGTCTGCTGGACAAGACCGGTTTCAATTTCTCGCTGAAGGCCCTGGGGCTCGCCGAGGACGATATCAACGATTTCCTGCGCTGCATCCGCAAGCCCTACGGGATGATCCTGCTCTCCGGGCCCACGGGCTCCGGCAAGACCACGACCCTCTATTCGAGCCTCATGGAACTGCGCGGCGAGGAACTCAACATCACGACCATCGAGGATCCCGTCGAGTACCAGATAGACCGCATGAACCAGGTGCAGGTCAACAACCGGAAGAACGTCACCTTCGCCAACGCTCTGCGTTCGTTCCTGCGCCAGGATCCGGACGTGATCATGGTGGGCGAGATCCGCGACACCGAGACCGCCGAGATCGCCATCCGCGCCGCCCTGACCGGGCACATGGTCTTCAGCACCATCCACGCCAACGACGCACCCAGCACAGCCGCCAGGCTGGTGTCCATGGGCGCCGAACCGTTCATGGCCGCCAGCGCCATGACCCTGGTGGCCGCGCAGCGCCTGGTGCGGCGCAACTGCCCCCACTGCCTCGAGGAATACGAACCGACGAAAGAAGTTCTCATGGCCCTGGGCCTGGATGCCGATAGGAGCGGAGGTGCCCCTCCGGTCTACAGGCGGGGTGCGGGATGCGTCGCCTGCAAGGGACGAGGGTACCAGGGGCGTCTGGCCGTGATCGAGAAGCTGATCATGTCGCAGGGCCTGCGTCAGCTGATCGCCAATGCCCAGCCGGCCGGCGTGATCCGCGAACTCGCGATCGAGGAAGGCATGAAGACCCTGCAGACTGTCGGCCTGGACAAGGCCCGGGCGGGTCAGACATCGATAGAAGAAGTGCTCAGAGTCTGTGTCAGCGAGGACTAG
- a CDS encoding alpha/beta hydrolase encodes MRWILRLLSSLVCCWSAAASFGGEIESADGVPIRFDVHGHGEPTLVLVHGWSCDRSYWHAQVDEFAQTHRVVTIDLGGHGESGRARKDWTVAAYAADVAAVVSVLELEGAVLAGHSMSGPVIVEAARLLPGKVRGLIGIDTLHDMTREYSAEQIAGFVGGMSEDFPARTDAFVRSMFPTGADQELVERVAGDMSAAPPEIALPTMRHYLSHDLKPALAAIDVPIRCLNADLWPVNLEGNRALYGDFAVVTMVGVGHFLFLESPAEFNGKLAEILRSLED; translated from the coding sequence ATGCGTTGGATCCTCCGGTTGCTGTCGAGCTTGGTGTGCTGCTGGTCCGCCGCGGCGTCCTTCGGCGGCGAAATCGAATCCGCGGACGGCGTGCCGATCAGATTCGACGTTCACGGACACGGCGAACCGACCCTGGTCCTGGTCCACGGCTGGAGCTGTGACCGCAGCTACTGGCACGCCCAGGTGGACGAGTTCGCGCAGACCCATCGTGTCGTGACGATCGATCTCGGGGGCCACGGCGAGTCCGGCCGGGCGCGGAAGGACTGGACGGTGGCCGCCTACGCCGCGGACGTGGCGGCGGTGGTCAGCGTGCTCGAACTCGAGGGAGCCGTGCTGGCGGGGCATTCCATGTCGGGACCGGTGATCGTGGAGGCGGCACGGCTTCTACCCGGCAAGGTGCGCGGTCTGATCGGCATAGACACCCTGCACGACATGACACGGGAGTATTCCGCAGAGCAGATCGCCGGATTCGTCGGCGGCATGAGCGAGGACTTCCCCGCCAGAACGGACGCCTTCGTGCGCAGCATGTTCCCGACAGGTGCCGATCAGGAGCTGGTCGAGAGGGTCGCCGGCGACATGTCCGCGGCGCCACCCGAAATCGCCCTGCCGACCATGAGGCACTACCTGTCCCACGACCTCAAGCCCGCCCTGGCGGCGATCGACGTGCCCATCCGCTGCCTCAACGCCGACCTGTGGCCCGTGAACCTGGAGGGCAACCGGGCGCTGTACGGGGACTTCGCGGTCGTGACGATGGTCGGAGTGGGCCATTTCCTTTTTCTTGAATCCCCGGCCGAGTTCAACGGCAAGCTGGCGGAGATCCTGCGCTCCCTCGAGGACTGA
- a CDS encoding ATP-binding protein, translated as MKIAFIGTHGVGKTTLCFELAACLKRLDIGVDVVKEVARKCPLPINRETTCDAQEWILHTQVAQEIATSHAYETIVCDRAVLDNYAYMVYAVGRRPALEAFIAAWMRTYTLLVHVPVITAPSFDGTRDTSVAFQRRIDEILLEMMDEMGIPRLELDPGHRDSWIPAVLKAAGLPDHTPQLDLFNGLGNQHPL; from the coding sequence ATGAAGATAGCTTTCATCGGCACCCACGGGGTCGGCAAGACGACCCTCTGCTTCGAGCTCGCCGCTTGTCTCAAGCGTCTGGACATCGGTGTGGACGTGGTCAAGGAGGTGGCCCGCAAGTGTCCGCTCCCGATCAACCGCGAGACCACCTGCGATGCCCAGGAATGGATACTGCACACCCAGGTCGCGCAGGAGATCGCCACCTCTCACGCCTACGAGACGATCGTCTGCGACCGCGCGGTTCTGGACAACTATGCGTACATGGTCTATGCGGTGGGGCGCCGACCCGCGCTGGAGGCCTTCATCGCCGCCTGGATGCGAACCTATACCCTGCTGGTGCACGTGCCGGTGATCACGGCACCCTCGTTCGACGGGACCCGCGACACGTCTGTGGCGTTCCAGCGCCGGATCGACGAGATCCTGCTCGAAATGATGGACGAGATGGGCATCCCGCGGCTCGAACTCGACCCCGGCCATCGCGATAGCTGGATTCCCGCAGTGCTGAAGGCGGCGGGACTGCCGGACCACACGCCCCAGCTGGACCTCTTCAACGGGCTGGGCAACCAGCATCCCCTGTGA
- a CDS encoding cupin domain-containing protein, whose product MERLQTGQTIWPQEILRLPQVEFHIAGVTGHSLTDSDKQVTFFRFDEGTTVPDHSHAAQWGYLVKGEMTLEIAGRTELYEAGDTYHVPGGTKHRTSFSKESYVIDMGDDPRRYKLQK is encoded by the coding sequence ATGGAGAGACTGCAGACCGGACAGACGATCTGGCCGCAAGAGATTCTCCGATTGCCCCAAGTTGAGTTCCACATCGCCGGCGTGACCGGCCACTCCCTGACGGATTCCGACAAGCAAGTGACCTTCTTCCGCTTCGACGAGGGGACCACCGTTCCCGATCACAGCCACGCCGCCCAGTGGGGTTACCTGGTGAAGGGCGAGATGACCCTGGAGATTGCCGGGCGCACGGAACTCTACGAGGCGGGGGACACCTACCACGTTCCCGGCGGCACGAAACACCGCACGTCATTCAGCAAGGAATCCTACGTGATCGACATGGGGGACGACCCCCGTCGCTACAAGCTGCAGAAGTGA
- a CDS encoding insulinase family protein yields MSNDIIIARETVGTATLARLANGLRVIVQEDHRSPVAICNVWVRVGSNREPEHVRGWAHGIEHMLFKGTARRGERDFALEVANLGGSTNAGTGYETTNYHITLPSENIAGAVDILSDALLESTFTAAALDAERPVLVHENHMYDDQPSGFGVSWRWAMELAFDHSPYRHPIGGRDEALTATSREQIIDFYRAAYRPDNMTVVIAGDVGTEDALALAIGDFGNDAAPRPYELPSPPVEPVHEALRYRLELGDIRMVYGKMVFPGLSENDPDRATLAVVHQILADGRCSRLYRRIQEDQELVSGITLLAEAGTREGVLTIDFETDAARAPAALAAVAEVLQTLKDEPPSAEELARAKIRTERSHRFSRETVQGTSSLLGWHDAMGDLASAFTFPEQVATVTGADVCRICRRLFSRDGCSVLLYAPRDGAGNGLPAEAAAVDALMAPHLDDDRSAAPRATAAPPIPAPGSASAAVLHDRPFEETVLDGGLRLYLREDHTLPIVTVGLHAAGGVCLQASGQEGLAHLCQHVQVKGAGGVGAAALHSRIESLGASLSPFTARDHNGIYLTGLTRHLDELIGMLGGLACSPDFPGEELERERSFALADLKAMDDDPFQAAARELRAAIYPEHPYGSPVLGEEESLAALTGDDLRDFHRRTWVSRNLHVVVSGAVDADRIAGLLEDSLADLAPSPAPALPDLSIVPGPSGETRRRLTRDVRQSVVLSAWPGPATPNDDRASLALLQQLLNGQSGRLFESLRNRRSLCYAVGLQSSRGFAPGMLVGYVLTDPATENEAAAALTAEIGRMADEPVPSDEFARARSQLVGNLLIARQSNSARASRCAADVLYGRPPNNLAHYLREIRTLTPSHIRETAARYLGRDEVLTVVLGPAL; encoded by the coding sequence ATGAGCAACGACATCATCATCGCCCGCGAAACCGTGGGCACCGCGACCCTCGCGCGCCTCGCCAACGGCCTGCGCGTGATCGTGCAAGAGGATCACCGTTCGCCGGTGGCGATCTGCAACGTCTGGGTGCGGGTGGGCTCCAATCGCGAACCGGAGCACGTCAGGGGCTGGGCCCACGGCATAGAGCACATGCTGTTCAAGGGCACAGCCCGGCGCGGCGAGCGTGACTTCGCCCTCGAGGTCGCGAACCTGGGCGGCAGCACCAACGCGGGCACCGGCTACGAGACGACCAACTACCACATCACCCTGCCCAGCGAGAACATCGCGGGCGCCGTGGACATCCTGTCGGACGCGCTGCTCGAATCCACCTTCACCGCCGCCGCCCTCGACGCCGAACGCCCGGTGCTGGTGCACGAGAATCACATGTACGACGACCAGCCCTCGGGGTTCGGGGTGTCGTGGCGCTGGGCCATGGAGCTCGCCTTCGACCACAGCCCGTACCGGCACCCCATCGGCGGTCGCGACGAAGCCCTTACCGCGACCTCCCGCGAGCAGATCATCGACTTCTACCGGGCGGCCTACCGCCCCGACAACATGACCGTGGTGATCGCCGGCGACGTGGGGACCGAAGACGCGCTGGCACTGGCGATCGGGGATTTCGGCAACGACGCCGCGCCGCGTCCGTACGAGCTCCCCTCGCCGCCCGTCGAGCCGGTCCACGAAGCCCTGCGCTACCGCCTCGAATTGGGAGACATCCGGATGGTCTACGGGAAGATGGTCTTCCCCGGCCTGTCCGAGAACGACCCCGACCGCGCGACCCTGGCCGTCGTGCACCAGATCCTCGCGGACGGGCGCTGTTCCCGTCTGTACCGGCGTATCCAGGAGGACCAGGAACTCGTCAGCGGCATCACCCTGCTCGCCGAGGCGGGTACGCGCGAAGGGGTCCTGACGATCGACTTCGAGACCGACGCCGCCCGGGCACCGGCCGCCCTGGCCGCGGTGGCGGAAGTCCTGCAGACGCTCAAGGACGAGCCGCCCAGCGCAGAGGAGCTGGCGCGCGCGAAGATCCGCACCGAACGATCCCATCGCTTCAGCCGGGAGACCGTCCAGGGCACGTCGTCGCTGCTCGGCTGGCACGACGCCATGGGCGATCTCGCCAGCGCCTTCACATTTCCCGAGCAGGTCGCAACCGTCACCGGGGCCGACGTCTGCCGGATCTGCAGGCGCCTCTTCAGCCGCGATGGCTGCAGCGTCCTGCTCTACGCGCCGCGTGACGGCGCCGGAAACGGACTCCCCGCCGAAGCGGCCGCCGTCGACGCCCTGATGGCGCCGCATCTCGACGACGACCGGTCCGCCGCGCCCCGCGCGACGGCGGCGCCGCCGATCCCGGCCCCGGGATCGGCCAGTGCCGCCGTGCTGCACGACCGCCCCTTCGAGGAGACCGTCCTCGACGGCGGGCTGCGCCTGTACCTGCGCGAGGATCACACCCTGCCCATCGTGACCGTGGGACTGCATGCCGCAGGCGGCGTTTGTCTACAGGCCTCCGGCCAAGAGGGCCTCGCTCATCTCTGTCAGCACGTGCAGGTGAAAGGCGCAGGCGGCGTGGGCGCGGCGGCGCTGCACAGCCGCATTGAGAGCCTCGGGGCATCCTTGTCGCCGTTCACGGCCCGCGATCACAACGGGATCTACCTGACCGGACTGACACGCCATTTGGACGAGCTGATCGGGATGCTCGGCGGGCTCGCCTGCAGTCCCGATTTCCCCGGCGAGGAACTGGAGCGCGAACGCAGCTTCGCCCTGGCCGACCTGAAGGCTATGGACGACGATCCCTTCCAGGCCGCGGCGCGGGAGTTGAGGGCCGCCATCTACCCGGAGCACCCCTACGGCTCGCCCGTGCTCGGCGAGGAGGAGTCGCTGGCCGCACTGACCGGCGACGATCTGCGCGACTTCCATCGTCGCACCTGGGTGTCGCGCAACCTGCACGTCGTGGTTTCCGGTGCCGTCGATGCGGACCGGATCGCAGGTCTGCTCGAGGACTCGCTCGCGGATCTCGCCCCTTCGCCGGCGCCAGCGCTTCCCGACCTGTCGATCGTGCCCGGCCCCTCGGGGGAAACCCGCCGCCGGCTTACCCGGGACGTGCGACAGAGCGTCGTGCTCAGCGCCTGGCCCGGACCCGCCACCCCGAACGACGACCGGGCAAGCCTCGCCCTGCTGCAACAGCTGCTCAACGGACAGAGCGGACGCCTGTTCGAAAGCCTGCGCAACAGGCGATCGCTCTGCTATGCCGTGGGCCTGCAGTCTTCGCGGGGATTCGCCCCGGGGATGCTGGTGGGGTACGTGCTCACCGATCCGGCCACGGAGAACGAGGCGGCAGCCGCGCTGACCGCCGAAATCGGACGCATGGCGGACGAGCCGGTACCGTCGGACGAGTTCGCGAGGGCGCGCTCACAGCTGGTGGGCAACCTGCTCATCGCGCGTCAATCCAACAGCGCCCGCGCGAGCCGCTGCGCGGCGGACGTGCTGTACGGGCGGCCGCCCAACAACCTGGCGCATTACCTGAGGGAGATCCGCACCTTGACGCCTTCGCACATCCGCGAAACCGCGGCCCGCTATCTGGGTCGCGACGAGGTCTTGACCGTGGTGCTGGGGCCGGCCCTCTGA